The following coding sequences lie in one Deltaproteobacteria bacterium genomic window:
- a CDS encoding alpha/beta hydrolase — MLRAKGAGIQIQLAEWKGQGPPVLCLHGLTANCRCFDVPASVIAPMRRVLAMDLRGRGLSDKPDTGYSIDHHCEDIQAVLDDLGIEKTALLGHSLGGYIALAFAHKHPDRVERLVLMDAGAQLSIEQWAKIGAGIKPSLDRLERTFPSFDAYLENVKKAAYLNPWNDAIETYFKYESEEKDGVVRSRIRPEHILEERKHLASTDTSAYYDNVHCPVLVLRATEGMAAKDDHVLPEDAAAELKKALPQMELVHVRGSNHYSILFQPFEQRDNALKNFLRV, encoded by the coding sequence ATGCTGAGAGCCAAAGGCGCGGGGATTCAGATCCAGCTCGCGGAGTGGAAAGGACAAGGCCCGCCCGTGTTGTGTCTTCACGGGCTGACGGCCAACTGCCGGTGTTTCGACGTTCCGGCCTCGGTGATCGCGCCCATGCGGCGGGTTCTGGCCATGGATCTCAGGGGCCGGGGGCTTTCGGACAAGCCGGATACCGGGTATTCCATTGACCACCACTGCGAAGACATCCAGGCCGTGCTGGACGATCTGGGGATCGAGAAAACCGCCTTGCTGGGTCATTCCCTCGGCGGATACATTGCCTTGGCCTTTGCGCACAAGCATCCCGACCGGGTCGAGCGGCTCGTGCTCATGGATGCAGGAGCCCAGCTTTCCATTGAACAATGGGCCAAAATCGGCGCCGGAATCAAACCTTCCCTCGACCGCCTCGAACGCACGTTTCCCTCATTCGACGCCTACCTGGAAAACGTGAAAAAGGCCGCGTATCTAAACCCATGGAACGACGCCATCGAAACGTATTTCAAATACGAAAGCGAGGAAAAAGACGGGGTGGTGCGGTCCCGGATCCGGCCGGAACACATTCTGGAAGAACGAAAGCACCTGGCATCCACGGACACGTCGGCTTATTATGATAACGTTCATTGCCCCGTGCTGGTGCTCCGGGCCACGGAAGGCATGGCGGCCAAGGACGATCACGTGCTTCCCGAGGACGCCGCGGCCGAGCTCAAAAAAGCCCTGCCCCAGATGGAGCTGGTCCACGTTCGAGGCTCGAACCACTATTCCATTCTGTTTCAGCCGTTCGAACAAAGGGATAATGCGCTCAAAAATTTCCTGCGCGTCTGA